Proteins encoded together in one Anopheles darlingi chromosome 3, idAnoDarlMG_H_01, whole genome shotgun sequence window:
- the LOC125956082 gene encoding trehalase isoform X5 codes for MAHEIYCHGELLRTVQMSEIYPDSKTFVDMKMRKSPNETLAAFHEFMAAQNNAPSNAKLLEWVEQNFEKPGAEFESWIPGDWKENPRFLERIKDADLREFASQLNQIWHQLGRKMTADVALNPDLYSIIHVENPVIVPGGRFREFYYWDSYWIVKGLLLSEMYSTTKGMLENFLSIIQRFGFIPNGGRIYYSMRSQPPLLCGMVKAYVDATKDTQFAIDAVETLEREFLFFMNNYVTEVNNHHLATYGYKSSGPRPESYREDVNTASVFQREEDKQDYYCELKAAAESGMDFSSRWFIKDGTNAGNLTDLKCRSIVAVELNAILYWNALIIAEFYGLRNDIQAADKKREYLEKADELKKAINAVLWDEDEGAWFDYDLINKKLRKYFTPTNLSPLWVGCYDHTDTALPKRILGYIERLKLDQYPGGVPNTLQNTNEQWDFPNVWAPMQHMLVMGLDSLDNKEAKELAFQWGQRWVRGNYIAYNKTRAMFEKYDAQELGGHGGGGEYDVQTGFGWTNGAAMDLMNKYGDRMTTAHAVQPTPTPPTGDNGNGALVAYSVNTGIIATIIAFFVGVFGSIFRRFFR; via the exons ATGGCCCA TGAGATCTACTGCCATGGGGAGCTGCTGCGTACGGTGCAGATGAGCGAGATCTATCCCGACTCGAAGACGTTCGTCGACATGAAGATGCGCAAATCACCGAACGAGACGCTCGCCGCGTTCCACGAGTTCATGGCGGCGCAGAACAATGCGCCGTCGAACGCGAAGCTGCTCGAGTGGGTCGAGCAGAACTTCGAGAAGCCGGGCGCCGAGTTCGAGAGCTGGATTCCGGGCGACTGGAAGGAGAACCCACGGTTCCTGGAGCGCATCAAGGATGCGGATCTGCGCGAGTTCGCCAGCCAGCTGAACCAGATCTGGCACCAGCTGGGCCGCAAGATGACGGCGGATGTAGCG CTCAATCCGGATCTGTACTCCATCATTCACGTGGAAAACCCGGTGATCGTTCCGGGTGGTCGATTCCGGGAGTTCTACTACTGGGATTCGTACTGGATCGTGAAGGGTTTGCTGCTGTCGGAGATGTACTCCACCACCAAGGGGATGCTGGAGAACTTCCTCTCGATCATCCAGCGGTTCGGTTTCATCCCGAACGGTGGCCGCATCTACTACAGTATGCGCTCCCAACCACCGCTACTGTGCGGCATGGTGAAGGCGTACGTCGACGCCACCAAGGACACGCAGTTCGCGATCGATGCCGTCGAAACGCTCGAACGGGAGTTCCTGTTTTTCATGAACAACTACGTGACCGAGGtaaacaaccaccacctgGCCACGTACGGCTACAAATCGAGCGGCCCACGACCCGAATCGTACCGTGAGGACGTCAATACGGCCTCGGTGTTCCAGCGCGAGGAAGACAAACAGGACTACTACTGCGAGCTGAAGGCGGCCGCCGAAAGTGGGATGGACTTTTCGAGCCGCTGGTTCATCAAGGACGGTACGAATGCGGGCAATCTGACCGATCTGAAGTGCCGCTCGATCGTGGCCGTCGAGCTGAACGCGATCCTCTACTGGAACGCGCTGATCATCGCCGAGTTCTACGGACTGCGGAACGACATCCAGGCGGCGGACAAGAAGCGCGAGTACCTGGAGAAGGCGGACGAGCTGAAGAAAGCGATCAATgcggtgctgtgggatgaggACGAGGGTGCCTGGTTTGATTACGATTTGATCAACAAGAAGCTACGGAAGTACTTCACCCCGACGAACCTCTCGCCACTGTGGGTCGGTTGCTACGATCACACGGATACGGCACTGCCGAAGCGTATCCTCGGCTATATCGAGCGGTTGAAGCTGGATCAGTATCCGGGCGGTGTACCGAACACGCTCCAGAACACGAACGAACAGTGGGACTTCCCGAACGTGTGGGCACCGATGCAGCATATGCTGGTGATGGGTCTGGACTCGCTCGACAACAAGGAAGCGAAGGAGTTGGCGTTCCAGTGGGGCCAGCGGTGGGTACGGGGCAACTACATTGCCTACAACAAAACACGCGCCATGTTTGAgaag TACGATGCTCAAGAGCTGGGTGGACACGGTGGAGGCGGTGAGTACGATGTGCAAACGGGATTCGGCTGGACGAATGGTGCCGCGATGGATCTGATGAACAAGTACGGCGACCGAATGACGACAG CCCATGCAGTAcagccgacaccgacaccgcctACTGGGGACAATGGAAACGGAGCGCTGGTAGCGTACTCGGTGAACACCGGCATCATTGCCACGATTATTGCATTCTTTGTGGGAGTTTTTGG AAGCATTTTTCGACGGTTTTTTCGGTAA
- the LOC125956082 gene encoding trehalase isoform X4, which produces MLLVSSNVEPKIQRIPDSEIYCHGELLRTVQMSEIYPDSKTFVDMKMRKSPNETLAAFHEFMAAQNNAPSNAKLLEWVEQNFEKPGAEFESWIPGDWKENPRFLERIKDADLREFASQLNQIWHQLGRKMTADVALNPDLYSIIHVENPVIVPGGRFREFYYWDSYWIVKGLLLSEMYSTTKGMLENFLSIIQRFGFIPNGGRIYYSMRSQPPLLCGMVKAYVDATKDTQFAIDAVETLEREFLFFMNNYVTEVNNHHLATYGYKSSGPRPESYREDVNTASVFQREEDKQDYYCELKAAAESGMDFSSRWFIKDGTNAGNLTDLKCRSIVAVELNAILYWNALIIAEFYGLRNDIQAADKKREYLEKADELKKAINAVLWDEDEGAWFDYDLINKKLRKYFTPTNLSPLWVGCYDHTDTALPKRILGYIERLKLDQYPGGVPNTLQNTNEQWDFPNVWAPMQHMLVMGLDSLDNKEAKELAFQWGQRWVRGNYIAYNKTRAMFEKYDAQELGGHGGGGEYDVQTGFGWTNGAAMDLMNKYGDRMTTAHAVQPTPTPPTGDNGNGALVAYSVNTGIIATIIAFFVGVFGSIFRRFFR; this is translated from the exons atgttgctgGTTTCGAGCAACGTCGAGCCCAAGATCCAGCGCATCCCGGACAG TGAGATCTACTGCCATGGGGAGCTGCTGCGTACGGTGCAGATGAGCGAGATCTATCCCGACTCGAAGACGTTCGTCGACATGAAGATGCGCAAATCACCGAACGAGACGCTCGCCGCGTTCCACGAGTTCATGGCGGCGCAGAACAATGCGCCGTCGAACGCGAAGCTGCTCGAGTGGGTCGAGCAGAACTTCGAGAAGCCGGGCGCCGAGTTCGAGAGCTGGATTCCGGGCGACTGGAAGGAGAACCCACGGTTCCTGGAGCGCATCAAGGATGCGGATCTGCGCGAGTTCGCCAGCCAGCTGAACCAGATCTGGCACCAGCTGGGCCGCAAGATGACGGCGGATGTAGCG CTCAATCCGGATCTGTACTCCATCATTCACGTGGAAAACCCGGTGATCGTTCCGGGTGGTCGATTCCGGGAGTTCTACTACTGGGATTCGTACTGGATCGTGAAGGGTTTGCTGCTGTCGGAGATGTACTCCACCACCAAGGGGATGCTGGAGAACTTCCTCTCGATCATCCAGCGGTTCGGTTTCATCCCGAACGGTGGCCGCATCTACTACAGTATGCGCTCCCAACCACCGCTACTGTGCGGCATGGTGAAGGCGTACGTCGACGCCACCAAGGACACGCAGTTCGCGATCGATGCCGTCGAAACGCTCGAACGGGAGTTCCTGTTTTTCATGAACAACTACGTGACCGAGGtaaacaaccaccacctgGCCACGTACGGCTACAAATCGAGCGGCCCACGACCCGAATCGTACCGTGAGGACGTCAATACGGCCTCGGTGTTCCAGCGCGAGGAAGACAAACAGGACTACTACTGCGAGCTGAAGGCGGCCGCCGAAAGTGGGATGGACTTTTCGAGCCGCTGGTTCATCAAGGACGGTACGAATGCGGGCAATCTGACCGATCTGAAGTGCCGCTCGATCGTGGCCGTCGAGCTGAACGCGATCCTCTACTGGAACGCGCTGATCATCGCCGAGTTCTACGGACTGCGGAACGACATCCAGGCGGCGGACAAGAAGCGCGAGTACCTGGAGAAGGCGGACGAGCTGAAGAAAGCGATCAATgcggtgctgtgggatgaggACGAGGGTGCCTGGTTTGATTACGATTTGATCAACAAGAAGCTACGGAAGTACTTCACCCCGACGAACCTCTCGCCACTGTGGGTCGGTTGCTACGATCACACGGATACGGCACTGCCGAAGCGTATCCTCGGCTATATCGAGCGGTTGAAGCTGGATCAGTATCCGGGCGGTGTACCGAACACGCTCCAGAACACGAACGAACAGTGGGACTTCCCGAACGTGTGGGCACCGATGCAGCATATGCTGGTGATGGGTCTGGACTCGCTCGACAACAAGGAAGCGAAGGAGTTGGCGTTCCAGTGGGGCCAGCGGTGGGTACGGGGCAACTACATTGCCTACAACAAAACACGCGCCATGTTTGAgaag TACGATGCTCAAGAGCTGGGTGGACACGGTGGAGGCGGTGAGTACGATGTGCAAACGGGATTCGGCTGGACGAATGGTGCCGCGATGGATCTGATGAACAAGTACGGCGACCGAATGACGACAG CCCATGCAGTAcagccgacaccgacaccgcctACTGGGGACAATGGAAACGGAGCGCTGGTAGCGTACTCGGTGAACACCGGCATCATTGCCACGATTATTGCATTCTTTGTGGGAGTTTTTGG AAGCATTTTTCGACGGTTTTTTCGGTAA
- the LOC125956082 gene encoding trehalase isoform X3: MLQTRPEPVRRRQVTRNVPVWSATALLLACLAASGPIAVRGAALVTKEVSYIVDNRQQATLEPSCPSEIYCHGELLRTVQMSEIYPDSKTFVDMKMRKSPNETLAAFHEFMAAQNNAPSNAKLLEWVEQNFEKPGAEFESWIPGDWKENPRFLERIKDADLREFASQLNQIWHQLGRKMTADVALNPDLYSIIHVENPVIVPGGRFREFYYWDSYWIVKGLLLSEMYSTTKGMLENFLSIIQRFGFIPNGGRIYYSMRSQPPLLCGMVKAYVDATKDTQFAIDAVETLEREFLFFMNNYVTEVNNHHLATYGYKSSGPRPESYREDVNTASVFQREEDKQDYYCELKAAAESGMDFSSRWFIKDGTNAGNLTDLKCRSIVAVELNAILYWNALIIAEFYGLRNDIQAADKKREYLEKADELKKAINAVLWDEDEGAWFDYDLINKKLRKYFTPTNLSPLWVGCYDHTDTALPKRILGYIERLKLDQYPGGVPNTLQNTNEQWDFPNVWAPMQHMLVMGLDSLDNKEAKELAFQWGQRWVRGNYIAYNKTRAMFEKYDAQELGGHGGGGEYDVQTGFGWTNGAAMDLMNKYGDRMTTAHAVQPTPTPPTGDNGNGALVAYSVNTGIIATIIAFFVGVFGSIFRRFFR, encoded by the exons ATGTTACAAACGCGGCCAGAACCTGTAAGGAGGCGCCAGGTGACGCGTAACGTGCCGGTATGGAGCGCGACCGCGCTACTGCTGGCCTGTCTGGCGGCTAGCGGTCCGATCGCGGTACGTGGTGCCGCCCTGGTGACCAAAGAGGTGTCGTACATTGTGGACAATCGACAGCAGGCAACGCTAGAGCCCTCGTGCCCGAG TGAGATCTACTGCCATGGGGAGCTGCTGCGTACGGTGCAGATGAGCGAGATCTATCCCGACTCGAAGACGTTCGTCGACATGAAGATGCGCAAATCACCGAACGAGACGCTCGCCGCGTTCCACGAGTTCATGGCGGCGCAGAACAATGCGCCGTCGAACGCGAAGCTGCTCGAGTGGGTCGAGCAGAACTTCGAGAAGCCGGGCGCCGAGTTCGAGAGCTGGATTCCGGGCGACTGGAAGGAGAACCCACGGTTCCTGGAGCGCATCAAGGATGCGGATCTGCGCGAGTTCGCCAGCCAGCTGAACCAGATCTGGCACCAGCTGGGCCGCAAGATGACGGCGGATGTAGCG CTCAATCCGGATCTGTACTCCATCATTCACGTGGAAAACCCGGTGATCGTTCCGGGTGGTCGATTCCGGGAGTTCTACTACTGGGATTCGTACTGGATCGTGAAGGGTTTGCTGCTGTCGGAGATGTACTCCACCACCAAGGGGATGCTGGAGAACTTCCTCTCGATCATCCAGCGGTTCGGTTTCATCCCGAACGGTGGCCGCATCTACTACAGTATGCGCTCCCAACCACCGCTACTGTGCGGCATGGTGAAGGCGTACGTCGACGCCACCAAGGACACGCAGTTCGCGATCGATGCCGTCGAAACGCTCGAACGGGAGTTCCTGTTTTTCATGAACAACTACGTGACCGAGGtaaacaaccaccacctgGCCACGTACGGCTACAAATCGAGCGGCCCACGACCCGAATCGTACCGTGAGGACGTCAATACGGCCTCGGTGTTCCAGCGCGAGGAAGACAAACAGGACTACTACTGCGAGCTGAAGGCGGCCGCCGAAAGTGGGATGGACTTTTCGAGCCGCTGGTTCATCAAGGACGGTACGAATGCGGGCAATCTGACCGATCTGAAGTGCCGCTCGATCGTGGCCGTCGAGCTGAACGCGATCCTCTACTGGAACGCGCTGATCATCGCCGAGTTCTACGGACTGCGGAACGACATCCAGGCGGCGGACAAGAAGCGCGAGTACCTGGAGAAGGCGGACGAGCTGAAGAAAGCGATCAATgcggtgctgtgggatgaggACGAGGGTGCCTGGTTTGATTACGATTTGATCAACAAGAAGCTACGGAAGTACTTCACCCCGACGAACCTCTCGCCACTGTGGGTCGGTTGCTACGATCACACGGATACGGCACTGCCGAAGCGTATCCTCGGCTATATCGAGCGGTTGAAGCTGGATCAGTATCCGGGCGGTGTACCGAACACGCTCCAGAACACGAACGAACAGTGGGACTTCCCGAACGTGTGGGCACCGATGCAGCATATGCTGGTGATGGGTCTGGACTCGCTCGACAACAAGGAAGCGAAGGAGTTGGCGTTCCAGTGGGGCCAGCGGTGGGTACGGGGCAACTACATTGCCTACAACAAAACACGCGCCATGTTTGAgaag TACGATGCTCAAGAGCTGGGTGGACACGGTGGAGGCGGTGAGTACGATGTGCAAACGGGATTCGGCTGGACGAATGGTGCCGCGATGGATCTGATGAACAAGTACGGCGACCGAATGACGACAG CCCATGCAGTAcagccgacaccgacaccgcctACTGGGGACAATGGAAACGGAGCGCTGGTAGCGTACTCGGTGAACACCGGCATCATTGCCACGATTATTGCATTCTTTGTGGGAGTTTTTGG AAGCATTTTTCGACGGTTTTTTCGGTAA
- the LOC125956082 gene encoding trehalase isoform X1 has protein sequence MAATLVCRTVRGALELRYAVAVAGPGRRRRHRRLLLLTDDNGVCTADAGAAGTLAATGSCWQQWRRTACSVSVKRWQPTLWELMSEIYCHGELLRTVQMSEIYPDSKTFVDMKMRKSPNETLAAFHEFMAAQNNAPSNAKLLEWVEQNFEKPGAEFESWIPGDWKENPRFLERIKDADLREFASQLNQIWHQLGRKMTADVALNPDLYSIIHVENPVIVPGGRFREFYYWDSYWIVKGLLLSEMYSTTKGMLENFLSIIQRFGFIPNGGRIYYSMRSQPPLLCGMVKAYVDATKDTQFAIDAVETLEREFLFFMNNYVTEVNNHHLATYGYKSSGPRPESYREDVNTASVFQREEDKQDYYCELKAAAESGMDFSSRWFIKDGTNAGNLTDLKCRSIVAVELNAILYWNALIIAEFYGLRNDIQAADKKREYLEKADELKKAINAVLWDEDEGAWFDYDLINKKLRKYFTPTNLSPLWVGCYDHTDTALPKRILGYIERLKLDQYPGGVPNTLQNTNEQWDFPNVWAPMQHMLVMGLDSLDNKEAKELAFQWGQRWVRGNYIAYNKTRAMFEKYDAQELGGHGGGGEYDVQTGFGWTNGAAMDLMNKYGDRMTTAHAVQPTPTPPTGDNGNGALVAYSVNTGIIATIIAFFVGVFGSIFRRFFR, from the exons ATGGCGGCCACGTTGGTGTGTCGTACGGTGCGAGGAGCGCTGGAACTGCGGtacgcggtggcggtggctggaccaggtcgtcgccgtcgtcatcgtcggctgctactgctcacCGACGACAACGGGGTTTGCacagctgatgctggtgctgctggtaccttGGCCGCGACCGGTAGCTGCTGGCAGCAATGGCGAAGGACAGCGTGCAGTGTCAGTGTCAAACGGTGGCAGCCCACGCTCTGGGAATTGATGAG TGAGATCTACTGCCATGGGGAGCTGCTGCGTACGGTGCAGATGAGCGAGATCTATCCCGACTCGAAGACGTTCGTCGACATGAAGATGCGCAAATCACCGAACGAGACGCTCGCCGCGTTCCACGAGTTCATGGCGGCGCAGAACAATGCGCCGTCGAACGCGAAGCTGCTCGAGTGGGTCGAGCAGAACTTCGAGAAGCCGGGCGCCGAGTTCGAGAGCTGGATTCCGGGCGACTGGAAGGAGAACCCACGGTTCCTGGAGCGCATCAAGGATGCGGATCTGCGCGAGTTCGCCAGCCAGCTGAACCAGATCTGGCACCAGCTGGGCCGCAAGATGACGGCGGATGTAGCG CTCAATCCGGATCTGTACTCCATCATTCACGTGGAAAACCCGGTGATCGTTCCGGGTGGTCGATTCCGGGAGTTCTACTACTGGGATTCGTACTGGATCGTGAAGGGTTTGCTGCTGTCGGAGATGTACTCCACCACCAAGGGGATGCTGGAGAACTTCCTCTCGATCATCCAGCGGTTCGGTTTCATCCCGAACGGTGGCCGCATCTACTACAGTATGCGCTCCCAACCACCGCTACTGTGCGGCATGGTGAAGGCGTACGTCGACGCCACCAAGGACACGCAGTTCGCGATCGATGCCGTCGAAACGCTCGAACGGGAGTTCCTGTTTTTCATGAACAACTACGTGACCGAGGtaaacaaccaccacctgGCCACGTACGGCTACAAATCGAGCGGCCCACGACCCGAATCGTACCGTGAGGACGTCAATACGGCCTCGGTGTTCCAGCGCGAGGAAGACAAACAGGACTACTACTGCGAGCTGAAGGCGGCCGCCGAAAGTGGGATGGACTTTTCGAGCCGCTGGTTCATCAAGGACGGTACGAATGCGGGCAATCTGACCGATCTGAAGTGCCGCTCGATCGTGGCCGTCGAGCTGAACGCGATCCTCTACTGGAACGCGCTGATCATCGCCGAGTTCTACGGACTGCGGAACGACATCCAGGCGGCGGACAAGAAGCGCGAGTACCTGGAGAAGGCGGACGAGCTGAAGAAAGCGATCAATgcggtgctgtgggatgaggACGAGGGTGCCTGGTTTGATTACGATTTGATCAACAAGAAGCTACGGAAGTACTTCACCCCGACGAACCTCTCGCCACTGTGGGTCGGTTGCTACGATCACACGGATACGGCACTGCCGAAGCGTATCCTCGGCTATATCGAGCGGTTGAAGCTGGATCAGTATCCGGGCGGTGTACCGAACACGCTCCAGAACACGAACGAACAGTGGGACTTCCCGAACGTGTGGGCACCGATGCAGCATATGCTGGTGATGGGTCTGGACTCGCTCGACAACAAGGAAGCGAAGGAGTTGGCGTTCCAGTGGGGCCAGCGGTGGGTACGGGGCAACTACATTGCCTACAACAAAACACGCGCCATGTTTGAgaag TACGATGCTCAAGAGCTGGGTGGACACGGTGGAGGCGGTGAGTACGATGTGCAAACGGGATTCGGCTGGACGAATGGTGCCGCGATGGATCTGATGAACAAGTACGGCGACCGAATGACGACAG CCCATGCAGTAcagccgacaccgacaccgcctACTGGGGACAATGGAAACGGAGCGCTGGTAGCGTACTCGGTGAACACCGGCATCATTGCCACGATTATTGCATTCTTTGTGGGAGTTTTTGG AAGCATTTTTCGACGGTTTTTTCGGTAA
- the LOC125956082 gene encoding trehalase isoform X6: MLLVSSNVEPKIQRIPDRAIENERRAVSSANSDVLIMAATLVCRTVRGALELRYAVAVAGPEPVRRRQVTRNVPVWSATALLLACLAASGPIAVRGAALVTKEVSYIVDNRQQATLEPSCPSEIYCHGELLRTVQMSEIYPDSKTFVDMKMRKSPNETLAAFHEFMAAQNNAPSNAKLLEWVEQNFEKPGAEFESWIPGDWKENPRFLERIKDADLREFASQLNQIWHQLGRKMTADVALNPDLYSIIHVENPVIVPGGRFREFYYWDSYWIVKGLLLSEMYSTTKGMLENFLSIIQRFGFIPNGGRIYYSMRSQPPLLCGMVKAYVDATKDTQFAIDAVETLEREFLFFMNNYVTEVNNHHLATYGYKSSGPRPESYREDVNTASVFQREEDKQDYYCELKAAAESGMDFSSRWFIKDGTNAGNLTDLKCRSIVAVELNAILYWNALIIAEFYGLRNDIQAADKKREYLEKADELKKAINAVLWDEDEGAWFDYDLINKKLRKYFTPTNLSPLWVGCYDHTDTALPKRILGYIERLKLDQYPGGVPNTLQNTNEQWDFPNVWAPMQHMLVMGLDSLDNKEAKELAFQWGQRWVRGNYIAYNKTRAMFEKYDAQELGGHGGGGEYDVQTGFGWTNGAAMDLMNKYGDRMTTAHAVQPTPTPPTGDNGNGALVAYSVNTGIIATIIAFFVGVFG, translated from the exons atgttgctgGTTTCGAGCAACGTCGAGCCCAAGATCCAGCGCATCCCGGACAG GgcaatcgaaaacgaaagaagggCCGTATCGTCAGCTAACTCAGACGTGCTGATCATGGCGGCCACGTTGGTGTGTCGTACGGTGCGAGGAGCGCTGGAACTGCGGtacgcggtggcggtggctggaccag AACCTGTAAGGAGGCGCCAGGTGACGCGTAACGTGCCGGTATGGAGCGCGACCGCGCTACTGCTGGCCTGTCTGGCGGCTAGCGGTCCGATCGCGGTACGTGGTGCCGCCCTGGTGACCAAAGAGGTGTCGTACATTGTGGACAATCGACAGCAGGCAACGCTAGAGCCCTCGTGCCCGAG TGAGATCTACTGCCATGGGGAGCTGCTGCGTACGGTGCAGATGAGCGAGATCTATCCCGACTCGAAGACGTTCGTCGACATGAAGATGCGCAAATCACCGAACGAGACGCTCGCCGCGTTCCACGAGTTCATGGCGGCGCAGAACAATGCGCCGTCGAACGCGAAGCTGCTCGAGTGGGTCGAGCAGAACTTCGAGAAGCCGGGCGCCGAGTTCGAGAGCTGGATTCCGGGCGACTGGAAGGAGAACCCACGGTTCCTGGAGCGCATCAAGGATGCGGATCTGCGCGAGTTCGCCAGCCAGCTGAACCAGATCTGGCACCAGCTGGGCCGCAAGATGACGGCGGATGTAGCG CTCAATCCGGATCTGTACTCCATCATTCACGTGGAAAACCCGGTGATCGTTCCGGGTGGTCGATTCCGGGAGTTCTACTACTGGGATTCGTACTGGATCGTGAAGGGTTTGCTGCTGTCGGAGATGTACTCCACCACCAAGGGGATGCTGGAGAACTTCCTCTCGATCATCCAGCGGTTCGGTTTCATCCCGAACGGTGGCCGCATCTACTACAGTATGCGCTCCCAACCACCGCTACTGTGCGGCATGGTGAAGGCGTACGTCGACGCCACCAAGGACACGCAGTTCGCGATCGATGCCGTCGAAACGCTCGAACGGGAGTTCCTGTTTTTCATGAACAACTACGTGACCGAGGtaaacaaccaccacctgGCCACGTACGGCTACAAATCGAGCGGCCCACGACCCGAATCGTACCGTGAGGACGTCAATACGGCCTCGGTGTTCCAGCGCGAGGAAGACAAACAGGACTACTACTGCGAGCTGAAGGCGGCCGCCGAAAGTGGGATGGACTTTTCGAGCCGCTGGTTCATCAAGGACGGTACGAATGCGGGCAATCTGACCGATCTGAAGTGCCGCTCGATCGTGGCCGTCGAGCTGAACGCGATCCTCTACTGGAACGCGCTGATCATCGCCGAGTTCTACGGACTGCGGAACGACATCCAGGCGGCGGACAAGAAGCGCGAGTACCTGGAGAAGGCGGACGAGCTGAAGAAAGCGATCAATgcggtgctgtgggatgaggACGAGGGTGCCTGGTTTGATTACGATTTGATCAACAAGAAGCTACGGAAGTACTTCACCCCGACGAACCTCTCGCCACTGTGGGTCGGTTGCTACGATCACACGGATACGGCACTGCCGAAGCGTATCCTCGGCTATATCGAGCGGTTGAAGCTGGATCAGTATCCGGGCGGTGTACCGAACACGCTCCAGAACACGAACGAACAGTGGGACTTCCCGAACGTGTGGGCACCGATGCAGCATATGCTGGTGATGGGTCTGGACTCGCTCGACAACAAGGAAGCGAAGGAGTTGGCGTTCCAGTGGGGCCAGCGGTGGGTACGGGGCAACTACATTGCCTACAACAAAACACGCGCCATGTTTGAgaag TACGATGCTCAAGAGCTGGGTGGACACGGTGGAGGCGGTGAGTACGATGTGCAAACGGGATTCGGCTGGACGAATGGTGCCGCGATGGATCTGATGAACAAGTACGGCGACCGAATGACGACAG CCCATGCAGTAcagccgacaccgacaccgcctACTGGGGACAATGGAAACGGAGCGCTGGTAGCGTACTCGGTGAACACCGGCATCATTGCCACGATTATTGCATTCTTTGTGGGAGTTTTTGGGTGA